In Fusobacterium perfoetens, one genomic interval encodes:
- a CDS encoding NCS2 family permease has protein sequence MSQNNSGIVKFLDEKFLISERGGSIRSEFFGGLTTFLTISYIIFVNPAVLSLTGMDKGALVTVTCVATAIGSFLGGILGNVPISLAPGVGLNAFFTFTLVMGNGISWQDALGVVFFSGVFYLVLAICGIREKIINSIPQQLSTAATVGIGLFLSLIGLKSMGIIEANPETLVKIAPVTLPVALSFAGLFLMYILDMKKVKGGVLISIIVISIVGMILGEVPMPEKLLSTPPSMSPLLFKLNVFGVMKVSLLGAIFSFMFIDLFDSLSVLMFTYKEVQFRNEEERKKGLGRMLLADCSSTIIGALLGTSTVTTYGESIAGIKVGAKTGLASIFTGLFFLLALFIAPIVEAIPVFAVAPALVIVGIFMFRNVAHLDLSSMKESIPAFMTIIFMPMTHSIAIGLSFGFISYIIINVACMDFKKISLTMWVIGALSVINLLI, from the coding sequence ATGTCACAAAATAACAGCGGAATAGTTAAGTTTCTGGATGAAAAATTTCTTATTTCAGAAAGAGGAGGGAGTATAAGAAGCGAGTTCTTTGGAGGACTTACTACTTTTTTAACAATATCTTATATTATATTTGTTAACCCGGCAGTTCTTTCACTTACAGGTATGGATAAAGGGGCTCTTGTAACTGTAACATGTGTTGCAACAGCAATTGGTTCTTTTCTTGGAGGAATTTTAGGAAATGTTCCTATATCTCTTGCTCCAGGAGTAGGACTTAATGCTTTCTTTACTTTTACACTTGTTATGGGAAATGGAATATCTTGGCAAGATGCTCTTGGAGTAGTATTCTTTTCTGGAGTATTTTATCTTGTACTTGCAATATGTGGAATAAGAGAAAAAATTATAAATTCTATTCCTCAGCAGCTTTCAACAGCAGCAACAGTAGGAATAGGACTTTTTCTTTCACTTATAGGGCTTAAGAGTATGGGAATAATAGAAGCAAATCCTGAAACTCTTGTAAAAATAGCACCTGTTACACTTCCAGTTGCTCTTTCATTTGCTGGTTTATTTTTAATGTATATTCTTGATATGAAAAAAGTAAAAGGTGGAGTACTTATAAGTATTATTGTTATTTCAATAGTAGGAATGATTCTAGGAGAAGTTCCTATGCCTGAAAAACTTTTATCAACTCCTCCAAGCATGTCACCACTTCTATTTAAACTTAATGTATTTGGAGTAATGAAAGTAAGTCTTCTTGGAGCTATTTTCTCATTTATGTTTATAGATCTTTTTGACTCACTAAGTGTTCTTATGTTCACTTATAAAGAAGTACAATTCAGAAATGAAGAAGAGAGAAAGAAAGGTCTTGGAAGAATGCTTCTTGCTGACTGTTCATCTACAATTATAGGAGCTCTTTTAGGAACAAGTACAGTTACAACTTACGGGGAATCAATAGCAGGTATAAAAGTAGGAGCTAAAACAGGTCTTGCTTCTATATTTACTGGATTATTCTTTCTTCTTGCTCTTTTTATAGCACCAATAGTTGAAGCTATTCCAGTTTTTGCAGTTGCTCCAGCTCTTGTTATAGTAGGAATATTTATGTTTAGAAATGTGGCACATCTTGATTTATCAAGCATGAAAGAATCAATACCTGCATTTATGACTATAATCTTTATGCCTATGACTCATAGTATAGCTATAGGGCTTAGTTTTGGATTTATATCTTATATCATAATAAATGTAGCATGTATGGATTTTAAAAAGATTTCTTTAACAATGTGGGTAATAGGAGCTCTTTCTGTTATAAACTTACTGATTTAA
- the era gene encoding GTPase Era, which translates to MKAGFIAVVGRPNVGKSTLINKLVSEKVAIVSDKAGTTRDTIKGILNVNGNQYVFIDTPGIHKPKHLLGEYMTNSAVKILKDVDLILMILDGTQEISTGDEFVMERVMEARRTPRILVINKIDKLTDEQLQAKKEEVAEKLGKFDGIVEIAGEYGIGLAKLLNAIDPFLEEGIQYYPEDMYTDMPVYRIITEIVREKILLKTRDEVPHSIAIEIINVERRENGKDKFDINIYVERDSQKGIIIGKNGKMLKEIGTEARKEIEILLGKEIYLNLWVKVKEDWRKKKPFLKELGYFSED; encoded by the coding sequence ATGAAGGCTGGATTTATAGCAGTTGTAGGAAGACCTAATGTTGGAAAATCTACACTTATAAACAAACTTGTAAGTGAGAAAGTTGCTATCGTTTCTGATAAAGCAGGAACTACAAGAGATACTATAAAAGGAATATTAAATGTAAACGGAAACCAATATGTTTTTATTGATACTCCTGGAATACATAAACCTAAACACCTTTTAGGAGAATATATGACAAACAGTGCTGTCAAAATTCTTAAAGATGTTGACCTTATTCTTATGATTCTTGATGGGACTCAAGAAATAAGCACTGGAGATGAATTTGTAATGGAAAGAGTCATGGAAGCGAGAAGAACTCCAAGGATTCTTGTCATAAATAAAATAGACAAACTTACAGATGAACAGCTTCAGGCTAAAAAAGAAGAGGTTGCAGAAAAACTTGGAAAATTTGATGGAATAGTTGAAATTGCAGGAGAATATGGTATTGGTCTTGCTAAACTTTTAAATGCAATAGATCCATTCCTTGAAGAAGGAATTCAATATTATCCTGAAGATATGTATACTGATATGCCTGTTTACAGAATAATTACTGAAATAGTAAGAGAAAAAATTCTTCTAAAAACAAGAGATGAAGTTCCTCATTCTATTGCTATTGAAATAATAAATGTTGAAAGAAGAGAGAATGGAAAAGATAAATTTGATATAAATATTTATGTTGAAAGAGATTCTCAAAAAGGTATTATTATTGGAAAAAATGGAAAAATGCTTAAAGAAATAGGTACTGAAGCAAGAAAAGAAATAGAAATTCTTCTTGGAAAAGAAATATATCTTAACCTTTGGGTTAAAGTAAAAGAGGACTGGAGAAAGAAAAAACCTTTCCTTAAAGAACTTGGATATTTTTCAGAAGATTAA
- a CDS encoding tyrosine-type recombinase/integrase has protein sequence MEQDLLEKFLKASYEKQTVSEISLSMYKKDLVDFKNFLGEKSYESANKNDIADYIKYMEKKYLENSIIRKVSSIKSFYKFLLKIGVIYESPAEMINMSRKEKKTPERKIELNELKSILDCCGEDSKGKRDRIIIKLLSETGMQITDILNLKLSEMEEKDYHSFAVKTGNEYIIAELTEESSYELKEYVTKYRNNIVKDTYDDKIFCDLSRQNFRARFIKYAEKAGLERGVLPHMIKNRCQYERHEAPYEKKDELLKKIKEEYIRIGIGDD, from the coding sequence ATGGAACAAGATTTACTTGAAAAATTTTTAAAAGCATCATATGAAAAACAAACTGTTTCAGAGATAAGTCTCAGCATGTATAAAAAAGATTTGGTTGATTTTAAAAATTTTTTAGGAGAAAAATCATATGAATCTGCAAATAAGAATGATATAGCAGATTATATAAAATACATGGAAAAAAAATATCTTGAAAACTCTATTATCCGTAAAGTAAGTTCTATTAAAAGTTTTTATAAATTTCTTTTAAAAATAGGAGTAATTTATGAATCTCCTGCTGAAATGATTAATATGTCAAGAAAGGAGAAGAAAACTCCTGAAAGAAAAATAGAACTTAATGAACTTAAAAGTATTTTAGATTGCTGTGGAGAAGACAGCAAAGGGAAAAGAGACAGAATTATTATAAAACTTCTTTCTGAAACAGGAATGCAGATAACAGATATTCTTAATCTTAAACTTTCTGAAATGGAAGAAAAAGATTACCATTCTTTCGCTGTAAAAACAGGAAATGAATATATTATTGCAGAACTTACAGAAGAATCCTCTTATGAATTAAAGGAATATGTAACAAAATATAGAAATAATATAGTAAAAGATACTTATGATGATAAAATTTTCTGCGATTTAAGCAGACAAAATTTCAGAGCAAGATTTATAAAATATGCTGAAAAAGCTGGACTGGAAAGAGGAGTTCTTCCTCATATGATAAAAAATAGATGTCAATATGAAAGACACGAAGCACCTTACGAAAAAAAAGATGAACTTTTAAAAAAAATAAAAGAAGAATATATTAGAATAGGAATAGGAGATGATTAA
- the recN gene encoding DNA repair protein RecN yields MLKELQIENLAIIEKLDLEFGDGLITLTGETGAGKSIILSGINLLIGEKTNIEMLRDGEKLLVAQGVFSVNKEQEKELEELGIEAEEGEVIVRRTMDSKGKGKAFVNNMRVPVSGLKEIMGTLVDIVGQHSHQMLLNKENHIKLLDKFTEDETKEIRKNLETALDDFTRLDRKIERIDEEKKELREKKEFYEFQLDEIDKVSLVKDEDEILENEYKKLFNAGKIKEKLSMAEACLKNGEVNALSIIYASKKNIESIADYGEEFQENLERLERVYYDLEDCVSSMERLNEEIEVDEGRLEEVISRLDAIGKLKNKYGSTIEEILEYRTEIDKKLKNLDESNFQVKKLIKEREKAKENYWKSALELREIRKKCIKKIEEQLGDELTYLNMKDAKFEISLEEKDTMTKNGSDNIEFFISTNAGQKPKPLQKIASGGEVSRIMLALKVIFSHVDNIPILIFDEIDTGVGGETVRKIAGKLKEIGRNAQVICITHSPAIASKASEQFFIEKKTENDKTVTTVRKLDDKGRVNEIARMLAGENVSEAVISHAKELLSEE; encoded by the coding sequence ATGTTAAAAGAACTTCAGATAGAAAATTTAGCTATAATTGAAAAATTGGATTTAGAATTTGGAGACGGACTTATAACTCTTACAGGGGAAACAGGAGCAGGAAAATCCATAATTTTAAGTGGTATAAATCTTCTTATTGGAGAAAAAACAAATATAGAAATGCTCCGTGATGGAGAAAAACTTCTGGTTGCACAAGGAGTTTTCAGTGTAAACAAAGAGCAGGAAAAAGAACTTGAAGAACTTGGAATAGAAGCTGAAGAGGGAGAAGTAATTGTAAGAAGAACAATGGACAGCAAAGGAAAAGGAAAAGCCTTTGTAAATAATATGAGAGTTCCTGTCTCTGGACTTAAAGAAATAATGGGAACACTTGTTGATATTGTAGGGCAACATTCACATCAAATGCTTCTTAACAAAGAAAATCACATAAAGCTTCTTGATAAATTCACTGAAGATGAAACAAAAGAAATAAGAAAAAATCTTGAAACTGCTCTTGATGACTTTACAAGACTTGACAGAAAAATTGAAAGAATTGATGAAGAAAAAAAAGAACTGAGAGAAAAGAAAGAATTTTATGAATTTCAACTTGATGAAATAGATAAAGTAAGTCTTGTTAAAGATGAAGATGAAATTCTTGAAAATGAATATAAAAAACTTTTTAATGCTGGAAAAATAAAAGAAAAACTTTCTATGGCTGAAGCTTGTCTTAAAAATGGTGAAGTTAATGCTTTAAGCATAATATATGCAAGTAAAAAAAATATAGAATCAATAGCTGACTATGGAGAAGAATTTCAAGAAAATCTTGAAAGATTAGAAAGAGTTTACTATGATCTTGAAGACTGTGTCAGTTCTATGGAACGCCTTAATGAAGAAATTGAAGTTGATGAAGGAAGACTTGAAGAAGTTATTTCAAGACTTGATGCTATAGGAAAATTAAAAAATAAATATGGAAGTACTATTGAAGAAATTTTAGAATATAGAACTGAAATAGATAAAAAACTTAAAAATCTTGATGAAAGTAACTTTCAAGTAAAAAAACTCATAAAAGAAAGAGAAAAAGCAAAAGAAAATTATTGGAAATCTGCACTTGAATTAAGAGAAATAAGAAAAAAATGTATTAAAAAAATAGAAGAACAGCTTGGAGATGAGCTTACATATCTTAATATGAAAGATGCAAAATTTGAAATTTCTCTTGAAGAAAAAGATACTATGACAAAAAATGGTTCTGATAACATAGAATTTTTTATTTCTACAAATGCAGGACAAAAACCAAAGCCACTTCAAAAAATTGCTTCTGGTGGAGAGGTCAGCAGAATTATGCTGGCTCTTAAAGTTATTTTCTCTCATGTTGATAACATTCCTATCCTTATTTTTGATGAAATTGATACAGGAGTTGGAGGGGAAACTGTAAGAAAAATTGCAGGAAAATTAAAAGAAATTGGAAGGAATGCACAGGTTATATGTATTACCCATTCACCTGCTATTGCTTCTAAGGCTTCAGAACAGTTCTTTATTGAAAAGAAAACAGAAAACGATAAAACGGTCACAACAGTAAGAAAGCTTGATGATAAAGGCAGAGTTAATGAAATTGCAAGAATGCTTGCAGGAGAAAATGTTTCAGAAGCTGTTATAAGTCATGCAAAAGAATTACTGTCAGAGGAGTAA
- a CDS encoding NAD(+)/NADH kinase, whose translation MKKCVIFYNEEKSSAVICFNKVKKFLTEENVEILSENCIEKADFAVVIGGDGTLLRAAQKIIKNENIIIIAVNAGSLGFLTEVKADEAVDACKLYLSGKYNIDNRGLLDIWVNGEKRSVLNEAVFSNGGMARRPVKIGLYSDKGKINSYRGDGVIISTPTGSTAYSLSAGGPIISHYLDAVLITPIAPHNLTTRPIVIDIKREIYVKVEDDPESKRESYIIADGDSWKKITRDDDIKVKYSDKKLKLLCPENRNYYSVLKEKLKWGDNLC comes from the coding sequence ATGAAAAAATGTGTTATTTTTTATAATGAAGAAAAAAGCAGTGCTGTTATCTGCTTTAATAAAGTTAAAAAATTTTTAACAGAAGAAAATGTTGAAATTCTTTCTGAAAATTGTATAGAAAAAGCTGATTTTGCAGTAGTAATAGGAGGAGATGGAACTCTTCTCCGTGCTGCTCAGAAAATTATAAAAAATGAAAATATTATAATTATTGCTGTAAATGCTGGTAGTCTTGGATTTCTTACAGAAGTTAAGGCAGATGAAGCTGTTGATGCATGTAAATTATATCTTTCAGGAAAATATAATATAGATAACAGAGGGCTTCTTGACATATGGGTTAATGGAGAAAAAAGATCTGTTCTCAATGAAGCTGTTTTTTCAAATGGAGGTATGGCAAGGCGTCCTGTTAAAATAGGACTTTATTCTGATAAAGGAAAAATAAATTCATACAGAGGAGATGGAGTAATTATTTCTACTCCTACTGGTTCTACTGCTTATTCTCTTTCAGCAGGAGGACCTATTATTTCCCATTATCTTGATGCTGTTTTAATAACTCCTATTGCGCCTCATAATCTTACTACACGCCCTATTGTAATAGATATAAAAAGAGAAATATATGTAAAAGTTGAAGATGATCCTGAAAGTAAAAGAGAAAGCTATATAATTGCTGATGGAGATTCATGGAAAAAGATAACCAGAGATGATGACATTAAAGTAAAATATTCTGACAAAAAATTAAAACTTCTTTGTCCTGAAAACAGAAATTATTATTCTGTACTTAAAGAGAAATTAAAGTGGGGAGATAATCTATGTTAA
- a CDS encoding murein hydrolase activator EnvC family protein, giving the protein MKTEVMKKTLVFFLALSFAASAASVDDMKAQLKKLDNEIKAKNERIENIDIEKKTIAQQIEEIKKDIESIERDKDKIEKDIEVVSKNIDYGQRNMTFNSNELQRKKALFDAKIIAWSRRSKSHTGFEEESVIKRQFARVLYEDLNRMTKIKDVQANIATVKADIEKEKRKLSSLKSQLNDKKNQIAKKQQQHNALIQKLNSEKNSHIKTISNLQKEKQRIEKEIEDIIKKRTTISKDVDFAKAQKNLGKAVKPAAGNIVVRFKQEKAKSVLSNGIEINSNLGNRVRASMKGKVIYVDKLQGLGKVIMIDYGYNTIGVYGNIISAKVKVNQRVEAGEPIGILGLSTEGKPNLYYEVRFNLKPINPEIMF; this is encoded by the coding sequence ATGAAAACAGAAGTTATGAAAAAAACTCTGGTTTTTTTTCTTGCTTTATCTTTTGCAGCTTCTGCAGCTTCTGTTGATGATATGAAAGCACAGCTAAAAAAACTAGATAATGAAATAAAAGCTAAAAATGAAAGAATTGAAAATATAGATATAGAGAAGAAAACAATAGCTCAGCAAATAGAAGAAATAAAAAAAGATATTGAATCTATTGAAAGAGATAAAGATAAAATAGAAAAAGATATTGAAGTGGTTTCAAAAAATATTGACTATGGACAAAGAAATATGACTTTTAATTCAAATGAGCTTCAAAGAAAAAAAGCTCTTTTTGATGCAAAAATTATTGCTTGGTCAAGGAGAAGTAAAAGTCATACTGGCTTTGAAGAAGAAAGTGTCATTAAAAGACAGTTTGCAAGAGTTCTTTATGAAGATTTAAATAGAATGACAAAAATTAAAGATGTTCAAGCTAATATTGCCACTGTTAAAGCTGACATTGAAAAAGAAAAAAGAAAACTGAGCTCACTTAAATCACAGCTTAATGATAAAAAAAATCAGATTGCAAAAAAACAACAGCAACATAATGCACTTATTCAAAAGCTGAATTCAGAGAAAAACAGCCATATAAAAACTATAAGTAATCTTCAAAAAGAAAAACAAAGAATAGAAAAAGAAATTGAAGATATCATTAAAAAAAGAACTACAATATCAAAAGATGTTGATTTTGCAAAAGCACAAAAGAATTTAGGAAAAGCTGTCAAACCTGCAGCAGGAAATATTGTTGTCAGATTTAAGCAGGAAAAAGCAAAATCAGTTCTAAGCAACGGTATTGAAATAAACTCAAATCTTGGTAACAGAGTAAGAGCTTCTATGAAAGGAAAAGTTATATATGTTGATAAACTTCAAGGACTTGGAAAAGTTATCATGATAGACTATGGATATAATACCATAGGTGTCTATGGAAATATAATTTCAGCAAAAGTTAAAGTAAACCAAAGAGTAGAAGCTGGAGAACCTATTGGAATTCTTGGCCTTTCAACAGAAGGAAAACCAAATTTATACTATGAAGTAAGATTTAATCTTAAACCTATAAATCCTGAAATAATGTTTTAG
- a CDS encoding cell division protein FtsX → MFKTNEKREINNFTGIRRGFFGIIAAAFIFNMFFAGFLNISSHIKELKNKNFIMAELQSSLSQSKKEELEQKFLNLKEVQKVTYVDSYTAFQDLQKNLGIVIPKGENPLPDSLRIYFKNAEDVEKLQSVLEETQEIKEFFIDGIYISEINNRVRILNLFGIIFAAGIVCSLFILNSVFKFQIETDYLINIMTDSTNPRNRIKAKNINLLPFTVAVFISLLLFFNFYVIVRKALIQGVIFTDVLSLLQILYLQTGAAVLIVLYAWFMPVYKRTGVKR, encoded by the coding sequence ATGTTTAAGACTAATGAAAAAAGAGAAATTAATAATTTTACCGGAATAAGAAGAGGATTCTTTGGAATAATTGCTGCTGCTTTTATTTTCAATATGTTCTTTGCTGGTTTTTTAAATATCTCTTCTCATATAAAAGAACTTAAAAATAAAAATTTCATAATGGCTGAACTTCAAAGCAGCCTTTCTCAGTCTAAAAAAGAAGAACTGGAACAAAAATTTTTAAACCTTAAAGAAGTTCAAAAAGTTACATATGTAGACAGCTACACAGCTTTTCAAGATCTACAGAAAAATTTAGGAATAGTTATACCAAAAGGAGAAAATCCTCTTCCTGATTCCTTAAGAATATATTTCAAAAATGCAGAAGATGTTGAAAAACTTCAGTCTGTTCTTGAAGAAACTCAAGAAATAAAAGAATTTTTTATTGATGGAATATATATATCTGAAATAAATAACAGAGTAAGAATTCTAAATCTTTTCGGTATAATTTTTGCAGCAGGTATAGTCTGCTCCCTTTTTATTCTTAACTCTGTTTTCAAATTTCAAATTGAAACAGATTATCTTATAAATATTATGACAGACAGCACAAATCCAAGAAATCGTATTAAGGCTAAAAATATAAATTTACTTCCTTTTACTGTTGCTGTGTTTATAAGTCTTTTGCTTTTCTTTAATTTTTATGTCATAGTAAGAAAAGCATTAATTCAAGGAGTAATTTTTACAGATGTGCTTAGTCTTTTACAAATACTTTATCTTCAGACAGGGGCAGCTGTTCTTATAGTTCTTTATGCTTGGTTTATGCCCGTCTATAAAAGAACAGGAGTCAAAAGATGA
- a CDS encoding transketolase family protein, with the protein MIKKATREAYGEALVELGKINENVVVLDADLSGSTKTSMFKKAFPERHFNVGIAEADLIGTAAGFAACGKTAFASTFAMFAAGRAFEQIRNTVAYPKLNVKIAPTHAGISVGEDGGSHQSVEDIAIMRAIPGMVVLSPADAVETKKMVFAAAEYDGPVYIRMGRLNVPVLFDDNYDFQIGIANTLRDGKDVTIASTGLMTAEALKAAEELEKEGISVRVINVGTIKPLDGETILKAAEETKFIVTAEEHSVIGGLGSAVSEFLSEVHPTKVKKVGIYDKFGQSGTGEELLQKYELTAEKLISVIKENL; encoded by the coding sequence ATGATAAAAAAAGCGACAAGAGAAGCTTACGGAGAAGCTTTAGTTGAGCTTGGAAAAATAAATGAAAATGTAGTAGTGTTAGATGCAGACCTATCTGGATCTACAAAGACAAGTATGTTTAAAAAAGCATTCCCTGAAAGACATTTCAATGTGGGAATAGCTGAAGCTGATCTTATTGGAACAGCTGCTGGTTTTGCTGCTTGTGGAAAAACAGCTTTTGCTTCAACATTTGCTATGTTTGCTGCTGGAAGAGCATTTGAACAAATAAGAAATACTGTAGCATACCCTAAATTAAATGTTAAAATAGCACCTACTCATGCAGGAATATCTGTAGGAGAAGATGGAGGATCTCACCAATCTGTTGAAGATATAGCTATAATGAGAGCTATTCCTGGAATGGTTGTTTTATCTCCTGCTGATGCTGTTGAAACTAAAAAAATGGTTTTTGCTGCTGCTGAATATGATGGACCTGTTTATATCAGAATGGGAAGATTAAATGTTCCTGTTTTATTTGATGATAACTATGATTTCCAAATTGGAATTGCAAACACATTAAGAGATGGTAAAGATGTTACAATAGCTTCTACAGGTCTTATGACTGCTGAGGCTCTTAAAGCTGCTGAAGAACTTGAAAAAGAAGGAATTTCTGTAAGAGTTATAAATGTAGGAACTATTAAACCTCTTGACGGAGAAACAATATTAAAAGCAGCAGAAGAAACTAAATTTATAGTTACTGCTGAAGAACATTCTGTTATAGGAGGACTTGGTTCTGCTGTGTCTGAATTTTTATCAGAAGTTCACCCTACTAAAGTTAAAAAAGTAGGTATCTATGATAAATTTGGTCAAAGTGGAACTGGAGAAGAACTTCTTCAAAAATATGAACTTACTGCAGAAAAATTAATATCTGTTATAAAAGAAAACTTATAA
- a CDS encoding transketolase has protein sequence MKDINLLSKTANELRKNVVKMICNAKSGHPGGSLSAADIVTTLYFSEMNVDPKNPKMEDRDRFVLCKGHAAPVLYAALAEKGYFEKDLLMTLRKYGSPLQGHPDMKKLPGVDASTGSLGQGLSIANGMALAGKLDKKNYRVYALLGDGEQQEGQVWEAAMTAAHYGLDNLCAFLDSNGLQIDGEVEKVMNVTPLEEKWKAFGWHVIEINGHDFKEIIDALDEAKTVKGKPTMIIAKTVKGKGVSFMENLASWHGSAPNAEQAEKALEELSKND, from the coding sequence ATGAAGGATATTAATCTTTTATCAAAAACAGCAAACGAACTTAGAAAAAATGTTGTAAAAATGATTTGCAATGCTAAATCAGGACATCCAGGAGGGTCTTTATCTGCAGCAGATATTGTCACTACATTATATTTTTCTGAAATGAATGTAGATCCTAAAAATCCAAAAATGGAGGACAGAGACAGATTTGTTCTTTGTAAAGGACATGCAGCTCCTGTACTATATGCAGCACTTGCAGAGAAAGGATATTTTGAAAAAGATTTATTAATGACTTTAAGAAAATATGGTTCACCTCTTCAAGGTCACCCAGATATGAAAAAACTTCCTGGAGTTGATGCTTCTACTGGTTCTCTTGGACAAGGACTTTCTATTGCAAATGGAATGGCTCTTGCAGGAAAACTTGATAAGAAAAATTACAGAGTTTATGCTCTTTTAGGAGATGGAGAACAACAAGAAGGACAAGTATGGGAAGCAGCTATGACAGCAGCTCATTATGGACTTGATAATCTTTGTGCTTTCCTTGACTCAAACGGTCTTCAAATAGACGGTGAAGTTGAAAAAGTTATGAATGTTACACCTTTAGAAGAAAAATGGAAAGCTTTTGGATGGCATGTTATTGAAATAAACGGACATGACTTTAAAGAAATTATTGATGCTTTAGATGAAGCTAAAACTGTTAAGGGAAAACCTACAATGATTATAGCTAAAACTGTTAAAGGTAAAGGAGTTTCTTTCATGGAAAACCTTGCATCTTGGCATGGAAGTGCACCTAATGCAGAACAAGCTGAAAAAGCATTGGAAGAATTATCTAAAAACGACTAA
- a CDS encoding cyclically-permuted mutarotase family protein, translated as MKKILTGLIICGIFTGCFSSPVKNPEVEKQIAWEYAGSLPAPEGYNKNIGLSGMMAGNIENFVIVGGGTNFPEKSILDGGEKKFYSDIFIFEDINDSLSIKNHINFKNTIGYGASVKNEKGIFYIGGSSNSEADNDILFFYMDKEKLAYKKIGDLPFSFRQGAAVEKDGKLYIIAGFQNGIPTNKMFEFDINSGKIKELPSVPGAKGRTQCIAQILNDCIYVFSGGNLTAFTDGYKYNFKTGKWTEVSSVEYNGEKLSLLGASSVKLNEYEMLVIGGFNKEVYDNAVKNMGILRGQELLKFKASYFEKDPEEFKWNKNILIYNAKTNKWKSIGELPFNAPCGEGLVLIKNKIYSIGGEIKPGIRTSKIYRGEILKK; from the coding sequence ATGAAAAAAATTTTAACAGGATTAATTATTTGTGGAATTTTCACAGGTTGTTTCTCTTCTCCTGTAAAAAATCCAGAAGTAGAAAAACAAATTGCATGGGAATATGCTGGTTCTCTTCCAGCTCCTGAAGGATATAATAAAAATATAGGATTATCAGGCATGATGGCAGGTAATATTGAAAACTTTGTAATTGTTGGAGGAGGAACAAATTTTCCTGAAAAATCTATTCTTGACGGGGGAGAAAAAAAGTTTTATTCAGATATTTTTATTTTTGAAGATATAAATGATTCTCTTTCTATAAAAAATCATATAAATTTTAAAAATACTATTGGTTATGGTGCTTCTGTTAAAAATGAAAAAGGAATATTTTATATTGGAGGAAGCTCTAACTCTGAAGCAGATAATGACATTTTATTTTTCTATATGGATAAAGAGAAACTTGCTTATAAAAAAATCGGAGATTTACCTTTTTCTTTCAGACAGGGAGCTGCTGTTGAAAAAGATGGAAAACTATATATTATTGCAGGATTTCAAAATGGAATACCTACAAATAAAATGTTTGAATTTGATATAAATTCTGGAAAAATTAAAGAACTTCCATCTGTTCCTGGAGCAAAAGGAAGAACTCAATGTATAGCACAAATTCTAAATGATTGTATCTATGTTTTTAGTGGAGGTAATCTTACTGCTTTTACTGACGGATATAAATATAATTTCAAAACAGGAAAATGGACAGAAGTATCTTCTGTTGAATATAATGGAGAAAAACTTTCTCTTCTCGGTGCTTCTTCTGTTAAATTAAATGAATATGAAATGCTTGTAATAGGAGGATTCAACAAAGAGGTTTATGATAATGCAGTTAAAAATATGGGAATTTTAAGAGGGCAAGAACTTTTAAAATTTAAAGCTTCTTATTTTGAAAAAGATCCAGAAGAATTTAAATGGAATAAAAATATATTAATTTATAATGCAAAAACAAATAAATGGAAATCAATAGGAGAACTTCCTTTTAATGCTCCTTGTGGAGAAGGACTAGTGCTTATTAAAAATAAAATTTATTCTATTGGAGGAGAAATAAAACCAGGAATAAGAACTTCTAAAATATACAGAGGAGAAATATTAAAAAAATAA
- the nusB gene encoding transcription antitermination factor NusB: MSRRLAREELFKIVFESEINGKDLDTVLASYLERENEVELNEKGKEFLVEYAKGISENQDKILAELDEKMEGWSFERVGNVEKALLKISVYEILFKDTPKEIIINEAVELAKKYGDVKTYEFVNGVLAKLV, from the coding sequence ATGAGCAGAAGGCTAGCTAGAGAAGAATTATTTAAAATTGTATTTGAATCAGAAATAAACGGAAAAGATTTAGACACAGTTTTAGCCTCTTACTTAGAAAGAGAAAATGAGGTAGAATTAAATGAGAAAGGAAAAGAATTTTTAGTTGAGTATGCAAAGGGAATTTCTGAAAATCAAGATAAAATCCTTGCAGAACTTGATGAAAAAATGGAAGGATGGAGTTTTGAAAGAGTAGGAAATGTTGAAAAAGCTCTTTTAAAAATATCTGTTTACGAAATCTTATTTAAAGATACTCCAAAAGAAATTATAATTAATGAGGCTGTAGAGCTTGCTAAAAAATACGGTGATGTTAAAACTTATGAGTTTGTCAACGGAGTTTTAGCTAAACTTGTATAG